In a genomic window of Styela clava chromosome 11, kaStyClav1.hap1.2, whole genome shotgun sequence:
- the LOC120347109 gene encoding sodium- and chloride-dependent neutral and basic amino acid transporter B(0+)-like: protein MPKEDENKDRGNWDNKADYLLSCIGYAVGLGNVWRFPYLAYKNGGGAFLIPYVIMLAFAGLPIFFMECALGQFCSLGATSAWKFNPLFKGVGICMVTLSALVGIYYNVIIAYTVFYFFSSLTNSLPWESCDNWWNNKTLCSTNFTYICSPDLSSLTAAQFNTVEQRVSSWSDDGVPVPEVENVANVLGVNISTLNCGTAKQNASRGSSPSEEYWEEYVLGRPPNMNPENTGPVRMQLALALLVAWIVVFYSLIRGIKSSGKVVYFTALFPYVVLLILLIRGATLPGAYDGVQYYIGYESNIEKLKSAEVWKDAATQIFFSLSAAWGGLIALSSYNKFNNNCFFDSVLVCSVNCCTSLFAGFAIFTIVGHMAHVLGRRVDEVVKDGFALAFIAYPEAIAQLPVSPLWAILFFLMLFTLGLDSQFTILETVATSVIDAFPSVFRNRRWQLTLILAIVMFLLGLTCITNTGIYYLQLVDHYAAGWGLLIAAVMELIGVCWVYGGNRFIKDIEMMIGKKHWTFWIFWRACWFFISPLLLIAVLIWSLVTFTPASYAGYDYPDWANGLGWAAIGFALLFIPLMAIVAIIKNRGNIIKASKPEMDWGPYLKKFRGQRYALMNEPVEALDIQEMGERNPTFEQEEDCQTKM, encoded by the coding sequence ATGCCAAAAGAAGACGAAAATAAAGATAGGGGTAACTGGGATAACAAGGCAGATTATTTACTCTCGTGCATCGGATATGCTGTAGGACTTGGTAATGTTTGGAGATTTCCGTATCTTGCGTACAAAAATGGTGGAGGCGCTTTCCTTATACCGTATGTCATTATGTTGGCATTTGCTGGGcttccaatttttttcatgGAATGTGCATTGGGACAGTTCTGCAGTTTAGGAGCGACTTCGGCGTGGAAATTCAATCCATTGTTCAAGGGAGTTGGCATATGTATGGTCACACTTTCTGCTCTCGTCGGAATATATTACAATGTAATAATTGCCTACACAGTCTTCTATTTCTTTTCCTCGCTCACAAATTCGCTTCCATGGGAATCTTGTGATAATTGGTGGAATAATAAGACTCTGTGCAGTACAAATTTTACATACATCTGCAGTCCTGACTTATCCAGTCTCACTGCTGCACAATTCAATACTGTCGAACAGAGGGTATCAAGTTGGTCAGATGACGGTGTGCCAGTGCCAGAAGTGGAGAATGTGGCAAATGTTTTGGGCGTTAACATTTCTACCCTGAATTGTGGAACAGCTAAACAGAACGCTTCCAGAGGTTCTAGCCCAAGTGAAGAATATTGGGAAGAGTACGTGTTGGGCAGACCACCAAACATGAATCCGGAAAACACTGGCCCCGTTCGCATGCAACTGGCACTTGCGTTATTGGTTGCCTGGATCGTGGTATTCTACAGCTTGATCAGAGGTATAAAATCGTCTGGGAAAGTGGTTTATTTCACCGCTCTTTTTCCATACGTCGTGCTCCTTATTTTGCTTATCAGGGGTGCAACTTTACCCGGAGCATACGATGGCGTGCAGTACTACATTGGATATGAATCGAATATTGAAAAGCTGAAAAGTGCGGAAGTCTGGAAAGACGCTGCGACACAAATTTTCTTTTCTCTAAGTGCCGCCTGGGGAGGATTGATTGCACTTTCGTCATATAACAAATTCAACAACAATTGCTTCTTTGACTCCGTTCTTGTCTGCAGTGTAAATTGTTGCACGTCTCTATTTGCTGGGTTTGCTATATTTACCATCGTTGGGCATATGGCACATGTCTTGGGAAGAAGAGTGGACGAAGTCGTCAAAGACGGCTTTGCTCTCGCGTTTATAGCATATCCCGAAGCTATCGCTCAGCTGCCCGTGTCACCTCTGTGGGCTATTCTGTTCTTCCTAATGCTTTTCACCCTGGGGCTGGACAGTCAGTTTACAATTTTAGAAACAGTGGCAACTTCTGTTATTGATGCCTTTCCAAGTGTGTTCCGCAACAGGCGTTGGCAACTAACGCTTATTTTGGCAATAGTTATGTTTCTTCTTGGTCTGACATGCATCACAAATACGGGAATATACTACCTTCAACTCGTCGATCATTATGCCGCTGGATGGGGATTACTGATTGCTGCTGTGATGGAGCTCATAGGGGTCTGCTGGGTGTACGGAGGGAATCGCTTCATAAAAGATATTGAAATGATGATAGGCAAGAAACATTGGACCTTTTGGATCTTCTGGCGAGCTTGTTGGTTTTTCATTTCACCACTTCTTTTGATCGCCGTTCTCATATGGTCACTAGTTACATTCACACCTGCATCATATGCGGGTTACGATTATCCGGACTGGGCTAATGGCCTAGGATGGGCTGCTATCGGGTTCGCGCTATTATTCATTCCGCTCATGGCCATTGTTGCGATTATCAAAAACAGAGGAAACATAATCAAAGCGTCAAAACCCGAAATGGATTGGGGCCCGTACCTAAAGAAATTCCGTGGCCAACGATACGCTTTGATGAACGAGCCTGTCGAAGCATTAGATATTCAAGAAATGGGAGAAAGAAATCCAACCTTTGAACAAGAAGAAGACTGTCAAACAAAGATGTGA